The Coleofasciculaceae cyanobacterium genome includes a window with the following:
- a CDS encoding response regulator, giving the protein MQIDPKQAQSSIKGLRVIVVDDVLDSRDIVEMFLNQEEAQVQSVSCAKDALNILEKFQPELIISDIYMPEEDGYWLIKQLKTIDQNSLR; this is encoded by the coding sequence ATGCAAATCGATCCAAAACAGGCTCAAAGTTCGATTAAAGGATTGAGGGTGATAGTAGTTGATGATGTTTTAGATTCTAGAGACATTGTAGAAATGTTTTTAAATCAAGAAGAAGCCCAAGTACAATCTGTTAGCTGCGCCAAAGATGCCTTAAATATTTTAGAAAAGTTTCAACCAGAATTAATTATTTCCGACATTTATATGCCAGAAGAAGACGGATACTGGCTCATTAAGCAATTAAAAACCATCGATCAGAATTCCCTTCGCTAG
- a CDS encoding DUF4383 domain-containing protein has protein sequence MNQSQTSFLIGITFVALGILGFAPSVVSLPPVGFSSDIPLDPTIYPYAQGFGYIFGLFATNLMHNLVRLTVGLFGIAASGDRITARSFNRIFALSYILLAVLGLFPFGHTLFGTMPLFGNNVWFNALLALIAGYFGFVKPQATEVKV, from the coding sequence ATGAATCAAAGTCAAACTTCTTTTCTAATTGGGATAACATTTGTAGCTCTGGGAATATTAGGATTTGCTCCCAGCGTAGTTTCGCTTCCCCCCGTAGGTTTTAGCTCGGATATTCCCTTAGATCCCACCATATATCCTTATGCCCAGGGCTTTGGCTACATATTCGGCTTATTTGCGACCAATTTAATGCACAATTTAGTTCGCTTAACGGTAGGACTTTTTGGTATTGCTGCCAGTGGCGATCGCATTACCGCCCGCAGTTTTAATCGTATTTTTGCCTTAAGCTATATCTTGTTAGCAGTTTTGGGATTATTTCCCTTTGGTCATACCTTGTTTGGCACCATGCCCTTGTTTGGTAACAACGTTTGGTTTAATGCTTTGCTGGCACTAATTGCTGGTTATTTTGGTTTTGTTAAACCTCAAGCAACCGAAGTCAAGGTTTAA
- a CDS encoding globin family protein has translation MTLNIELLERSFSIVKEHDTNFTQTFYQNLFTNYPEVQPLFAHSQMEKQRKKLFDSLVLTIDSLRQPEILTETLRGLGTKHIKYGVLPEHYPMVGNSLLKSLESFLGESWTDEVKQAWIEAYTAIAQLMLEGTNLED, from the coding sequence ATGACATTGAATATCGAACTATTGGAGCGTAGCTTTAGTATAGTTAAAGAACACGACACGAATTTTACTCAAACATTCTATCAAAACCTATTTACTAATTATCCAGAAGTTCAACCACTATTTGCCCATTCTCAAATGGAAAAACAGAGAAAAAAGTTGTTTGATTCTTTAGTTTTGACGATTGACAGTTTACGTCAACCAGAAATTTTAACTGAAACCCTTAGAGGTTTAGGTACTAAACATATCAAATATGGTGTTTTACCAGAACACTATCCGATGGTAGGAAATAGTCTTTTAAAATCTCTGGAATCTTTTTTAGGAGAAAGTTGGACAGATGAAGTTAAACAAGCTTGGATTGAAGCCTATACTGCGATCGCTCAATTGATGCTAGAAGGAACAAATTTGGAGGATTAA
- the modB gene encoding molybdate ABC transporter permease subunit — MDSVLAPVWISLKTAVTTTIITFCLGVSAAWWMSQYQGKGKSVIEGVLTAPLVLPPTVVGFLLLLALGKNGFLGRSLNLVGIRVVFSWYATVIAATVVAFPLMYKSALAAFQQIDRPDNKASQRNLIACARTLGASETTIFWRIILPLAKPGLIAGTLLAFACALGEFGATLMVAGNIPGKTQTIPLAIYLAAESGAMDRALRLVIILLGISLGLIVSINYWDKEKNCHKSRNHRGSSSRAYKANKNISTEKINLQVDIQKQLPDFLLDISFEIDSAQIPLGILGASGAGKTTLLRCIAGLESPDRGVIRLNNQTLFNSARARNRFRISRLCSFSSPYRG, encoded by the coding sequence GTGGACAGCGTTTTAGCTCCCGTTTGGATTTCTCTAAAAACAGCAGTTACCACTACGATAATTACTTTTTGTTTAGGAGTTTCGGCTGCATGGTGGATGAGTCAGTATCAAGGCAAAGGAAAAAGCGTCATTGAGGGAGTATTAACTGCGCCTTTGGTTTTACCGCCGACAGTAGTGGGATTTTTATTGCTGTTAGCTTTGGGTAAAAATGGGTTTTTAGGGCGATCGCTAAATTTAGTGGGGATAAGAGTGGTTTTTTCCTGGTATGCCACCGTTATCGCGGCGACAGTGGTGGCTTTTCCTCTAATGTATAAGTCTGCTTTAGCAGCGTTTCAACAAATCGATCGACCTGATAATAAGGCTTCACAACGTAATTTGATTGCCTGCGCCCGAACTTTAGGGGCTAGTGAAACTACAATTTTTTGGCGAATTATTCTGCCCTTGGCTAAGCCTGGACTAATTGCGGGTACTTTACTCGCTTTTGCTTGTGCTTTGGGTGAATTTGGCGCAACTTTAATGGTAGCGGGAAACATTCCTGGTAAAACTCAGACTATTCCTCTGGCGATTTATCTTGCTGCTGAGAGCGGCGCAATGGATCGGGCTTTAAGATTAGTGATTATTCTGCTCGGTATTTCTCTGGGCCTCATAGTAAGCATTAATTATTGGGACAAGGAAAAAAATTGTCACAAAAGTAGAAATCATCGAGGTAGCAGTAGTAGAGCATATAAAGCCAACAAGAATATAAGTACTGAAAAAATTAACTTGCAAGTCGATATTCAAAAGCAATTACCTGACTTTTTGTTAGACATTTCCTTTGAGATCGATAGCGCACAAATTCCGCTTGGAATATTGGGGGCTTCAGGGGCAGGAAAAACGACTCTCTTGCGCTGTATTGCTGGCTTAGAAAGTCCCGATCGCGGAGTAATCAGGCTCAACAATCAAACTTTGTTTAATTCAGCAAGAGCGAGAAATAGGTTTCGTATTTCAAGATTATGCTCTTTTTCCTCACCTTACCGTGGCTGA
- a CDS encoding response regulator, whose protein sequence is MTLAQNSKQECILIVDDSTDNLYLMQFILETQGYKVGLANSGEQALEQVKKDHPDLILLDVMMPQMNGYEVIKRLRKDKSLSSIPVFLVTADKYISNNKAIAVGANGLIYKPIDIEQLLLTVAQTLKSETDFAEG, encoded by the coding sequence ATGACCCTAGCACAAAATAGCAAGCAAGAATGCATATTAATAGTTGATGATTCTACAGACAATCTGTATTTAATGCAGTTTATTTTAGAAACTCAAGGTTATAAAGTTGGCTTGGCTAATAGTGGCGAACAAGCATTAGAACAAGTAAAAAAAGACCATCCCGATCTAATTTTGCTAGATGTAATGATGCCTCAGATGAACGGATATGAAGTAATTAAGCGATTACGAAAAGATAAAAGCTTGTCGTCAATTCCAGTATTTCTGGTAACTGCGGATAAATATATCAGCAATAATAAAGCGATCGCCGTAGGAGCTAACGGTTTAATTTACAAACCAATTGATATTGAGCAATTACTGTTAACAGTAGCTCAAACTTTAAAATCAGAAACTGATTTTGCTGAAGGTTAA
- a CDS encoding tetratricopeptide repeat protein gives MEDFLQQGIIQAKRGDYETAINSYNQAIASNNEFTEAYYRRGLAYYDSGKIEQAIADYNQSLNLDDQQVNVYLSRAMAFLCVDNIQSSIIDLQIIFSLDPDCDLAYKLRANICLRLKEYDRAIDYLKQAGKIYLERQDKESCRLCIARIRQIEQQKIAAQGGMTNQVFLQQIQQKLSQGNLQEAYKDCNWLLQLDPHNAKAYQCRGNINVQLKEYARAQQDLRQAAKCFRTQGNIAESEKLERRCLELQLEKVYQHTPSRQQMPRLVRTLHPQNAVQNRLYVLVGNWNIAQSLVERLMQLHPDRAEIWYWEKAIEDIERDRL, from the coding sequence ATGGAAGATTTTTTACAGCAGGGGATTATTCAAGCTAAACGGGGAGATTATGAAACGGCAATCAATTCGTATAATCAAGCGATCGCCTCTAACAACGAATTTACCGAAGCATACTATCGTCGCGGTTTAGCTTACTATGATTCAGGAAAAATAGAACAGGCGATCGCTGATTATAATCAGAGTCTTAATCTCGATGACCAACAGGTGAATGTCTACCTCAGTCGGGCAATGGCTTTCTTGTGCGTAGATAATATTCAAAGCAGTATTATCGATCTACAAATTATCTTTAGCCTCGATCCTGATTGCGATCTCGCTTATAAACTGCGGGCTAATATTTGCCTGAGACTCAAAGAATACGATCGGGCGATCGACTATCTCAAACAAGCAGGTAAAATCTATCTAGAACGCCAAGATAAAGAAAGCTGTCGCCTCTGCATTGCCCGTATTCGTCAAATTGAACAACAAAAGATCGCAGCACAAGGCGGGATGACCAATCAGGTTTTCCTGCAACAAATTCAGCAAAAGCTAAGTCAAGGTAATTTACAAGAAGCGTATAAAGACTGTAACTGGCTATTGCAGCTAGATCCTCATAATGCCAAAGCTTATCAATGTCGGGGTAATATAAATGTGCAACTAAAAGAATACGCTCGGGCGCAACAAGATTTACGCCAGGCTGCAAAATGTTTCCGCACTCAAGGAAATATTGCCGAGTCAGAAAAACTAGAACGACGCTGCTTAGAATTACAGCTAGAAAAAGTTTATCAGCATACTCCTTCCAGACAACAAATGCCTCGCTTAGTTCGCACCCTTCATCCTCAAAACGCAGTTCAAAATCGACTTTATGTTTTGGTAGGCAATTGGAACATCGCCCAAAGCCTGGTTGAAAGATTAATGCAGCTTCACCCAGATCGAGCCGAAATTTGGTATTGGGAAAAAGCCATTGAGGATATTGAACGCGATCGCCTGTAA
- a CDS encoding chlorophyll a/b-binding protein — protein MENQTPNEHYDVQSSRKYGEFATKFQFGSNPSAEIWNGRLAMLGFLGALVVELSTGQGFFHWLGIA, from the coding sequence ATGGAAAATCAAACACCAAATGAACATTATGATGTTCAATCCAGTCGCAAATATGGTGAGTTTGCTACGAAGTTTCAGTTCGGCTCTAATCCTAGTGCTGAAATTTGGAATGGTAGATTAGCTATGCTGGGATTTCTAGGCGCACTAGTGGTTGAATTAAGTACTGGACAAGGCTTTTTTCACTGGTTAGGTATAGCATAA
- a CDS encoding NAD(P)/FAD-dependent oxidoreductase, which yields MQIYDAIIIGAGHNGLVCAAYLLKAGYSVLLLEKRSVPGGGATTEEALPEEAPGFKFNLCAIDHEFIHLGPVVEELELTKYGLEYLFCDPVTFCPHPDGKYFLAHSSIDKTCAEIARYSERDAAKYREFIDFWQRLTQGITPVFNAPPKSIIDMIGNYGWSNVKNLFSTLGGVDKTLDLVRTMLTSPQDSLEYWFDSEFLKAPLARLAAEFGAPPSQKTIGIGSMMMSMRHHPGMARPRGGTGALTQALLNLVKDKGGEVLCDRSVSEVLVGNDGSAEGVRVADGTEYRAKIGVISNIDARRLFLQLVPEATTNQADPNLRERLERRIVNNNETILKIDCALSEPPRFERYDHKEEFLVGSILIADSVNHVEESHALPSMGKIPDANPSMYLDIPTVLDPSMAPDGKHTMWIEFFAPYQIAGKEGTGLKGTGWTDELKNQVADRVIDKLADYAPNVKDAIIARRVESPAELGERLGAYKGNYYHVDMTLDQMVFFRPLPEIANYTTPIDKLYLTGAGTHPGGSISGMPGRNCAHVFLQKQKPLNKLLDNATEIFK from the coding sequence ATGCAAATATACGATGCCATTATCATAGGCGCAGGTCATAATGGCTTGGTCTGTGCAGCCTATTTATTAAAGGCAGGATACAGCGTTCTTTTACTGGAGAAGCGTTCTGTTCCTGGTGGTGGAGCAACCACAGAAGAAGCTTTGCCCGAAGAAGCACCAGGATTTAAGTTTAATCTTTGTGCGATCGATCATGAATTTATCCATTTAGGCCCTGTAGTTGAAGAACTAGAATTAACTAAATATGGTCTGGAATATCTTTTTTGTGACCCCGTAACTTTTTGTCCCCATCCTGACGGTAAATATTTTCTGGCACATAGTTCGATAGATAAAACCTGTGCTGAAATTGCTCGCTACAGCGAACGAGACGCTGCTAAATACCGCGAATTTATTGATTTTTGGCAGCGTTTAACTCAGGGAATTACGCCTGTATTTAATGCGCCTCCCAAATCGATTATTGATATGATCGGTAACTATGGCTGGAGTAACGTCAAAAATCTTTTTTCTACTTTAGGTGGAGTTGACAAGACCTTAGATTTGGTTCGGACTATGCTTACCAGTCCCCAAGATAGCCTCGAGTATTGGTTTGACTCAGAATTTCTCAAAGCTCCTCTAGCTAGACTAGCAGCGGAATTTGGCGCGCCTCCTTCGCAAAAGACTATTGGCATCGGCTCGATGATGATGTCGATGCGTCACCATCCTGGAATGGCAAGACCCCGTGGCGGGACTGGAGCATTGACTCAAGCCTTATTAAATTTGGTAAAAGATAAAGGAGGGGAAGTATTATGCGATCGCTCTGTATCAGAAGTCTTGGTCGGTAATGACGGCAGTGCAGAAGGAGTTAGAGTCGCCGACGGTACGGAATATCGGGCTAAAATCGGCGTAATTTCTAATATCGATGCGCGACGCTTATTTTTGCAGCTAGTTCCAGAAGCCACTACCAATCAAGCAGATCCAAACTTGAGAGAAAGACTGGAAAGACGCATTGTGAACAACAATGAAACTATCCTTAAAATAGACTGCGCCCTTTCAGAACCACCACGCTTTGAAAGGTACGATCACAAAGAAGAATTTTTGGTCGGTTCAATTTTGATTGCTGACTCGGTTAACCATGTTGAAGAGTCTCACGCCCTTCCGTCGATGGGTAAAATACCCGATGCTAATCCTTCAATGTATCTCGATATTCCCACTGTTTTAGACCCTTCTATGGCTCCTGATGGCAAACATACGATGTGGATTGAATTTTTTGCCCCCTATCAGATTGCCGGTAAAGAAGGAACGGGTCTTAAGGGTACGGGATGGACAGATGAACTAAAAAATCAGGTAGCCGATCGCGTAATCGATAAATTAGCGGACTATGCACCCAACGTCAAGGATGCAATTATTGCTCGTCGCGTTGAGAGTCCTGCCGAATTAGGAGAGAGATTAGGGGCGTACAAAGGTAATTATTATCACGTCGATATGACCCTAGATCAGATGGTCTTTTTCCGTCCTCTTCCAGAGATAGCGAACTATACTACTCCCATCGACAAGCTTTATCTTACTGGTGCTGGCACTCATCCAGGAGGCTCTATTTCTGGTATGCCTGGTCGTAACTGCGCCCATGTCTTTTTACAAAAGCAAAAGCCGTTGAACAAGTTGCTAGATAATGCGACTGAGATTTTTAAATAG
- the htpG gene encoding molecular chaperone HtpG yields the protein MAVLEKGNITIHTENIFPIIKKSLYTDHEIFLRELISNSVDAISKLKMASLAGEMQREIDEPEVKIAVDKTKKTISVSDNGIGMTADEVKKYINQVAFSSAEDFIKKYEKDSNDLIGHFGLGFYSAFMVAAKVEIDTLSYQEGSTAVHWSCDGSPEFELTESDRTTVGTTITLTLQDDELEYAEPQRVKQLVKTYCDFIPVKIILDNEQINKQEALWKKSPRDLTDEDYLEFYRYLYPFQEDPLLWVHLDTDYPFLLNGILYFPKLKPDVDFSKGQIQLYCNQVFVSKHCEAIIPEFLMPLQGVIDSPDIPLNVSRSALTNDRTVRRIADFITKKIGNRLKSLYNEDRSKYISSWSDVGTFVKYGAIRDEKFKKQVEDLIIYRTTYQADTAKVEAAPKVEVQSAGDDAWSDVNEDKNNTATEPYTTLQEYLERNKDKRENQVYYCSDPSTQNTFVELYKNQGLEVLFLDSFIDANYFIPFLEREYSEVKFARVDSELDDTLVEDDKAQEIIDPTTNKTRSELIKELFEKALNKPRVNIKTQAIKSDDPQGTPPAMVLLPEAMRRMQEMAALMQEKTMAFPEDHVLMINTAHPLIQNLLDLNKTTIIQSGDNSNSMVNLMCNHIYDLALMSQKAFDADGMKAFVERSNQVLTNLTKK from the coding sequence ATGGCTGTACTTGAAAAAGGCAACATTACGATTCATACCGAGAATATCTTCCCTATTATCAAGAAGTCTCTCTATACAGATCACGAAATCTTCTTGCGGGAACTAATCTCTAACTCAGTAGATGCGATCTCAAAACTAAAAATGGCATCTCTGGCAGGAGAAATGCAGAGAGAAATTGACGAACCAGAAGTCAAGATCGCAGTTGATAAAACCAAAAAAACTATTTCCGTCTCCGATAACGGAATTGGCATGACTGCCGATGAAGTCAAAAAATACATTAATCAAGTCGCTTTTTCTAGCGCCGAAGATTTCATCAAAAAATACGAGAAAGATTCTAACGATCTGATCGGTCACTTTGGTTTAGGTTTCTATTCCGCTTTTATGGTGGCTGCCAAAGTAGAGATCGATACTCTTTCTTATCAAGAAGGCTCAACTGCGGTACATTGGTCTTGTGATGGTTCTCCAGAATTTGAATTGACCGAAAGCGATCGCACTACCGTTGGTACAACTATTACCCTTACTCTCCAAGACGACGAACTAGAATACGCCGAACCCCAAAGAGTTAAACAGTTAGTTAAAACTTACTGCGACTTTATACCTGTCAAGATTATTCTTGATAACGAACAAATCAACAAGCAAGAAGCGCTTTGGAAAAAGTCCCCCCGCGATTTAACTGACGAAGATTATTTAGAATTTTATCGTTATCTATATCCTTTTCAGGAAGATCCTCTGTTATGGGTGCATCTTGATACTGATTATCCCTTCTTGCTCAACGGCATCCTTTATTTTCCCAAACTTAAGCCCGACGTTGATTTTTCTAAAGGGCAAATCCAGCTTTACTGTAACCAGGTATTTGTCAGCAAACATTGCGAGGCAATCATTCCTGAATTCTTAATGCCGTTGCAGGGTGTGATTGATAGTCCTGATATTCCTCTCAACGTATCTCGTAGTGCCTTAACTAACGATCGCACTGTACGCCGAATCGCTGACTTTATCACTAAGAAAATCGGTAATCGTCTTAAGTCACTATACAATGAAGACCGCAGTAAATACATTAGCTCTTGGTCTGATGTCGGCACGTTTGTCAAATACGGTGCAATCAGAGACGAGAAGTTTAAGAAGCAGGTAGAAGATCTAATTATTTACCGCACTACCTATCAGGCTGACACAGCTAAAGTCGAAGCTGCACCAAAGGTAGAAGTTCAGTCTGCGGGTGATGATGCTTGGTCCGATGTCAATGAAGACAAAAATAATACAGCTACCGAACCCTATACTACCCTGCAAGAATATTTGGAACGGAACAAGGACAAACGAGAAAATCAAGTTTACTATTGTAGCGATCCTAGTACTCAAAACACGTTTGTTGAACTTTATAAAAATCAAGGATTAGAAGTTCTCTTTCTCGACTCCTTTATTGACGCGAATTACTTCATTCCTTTCCTGGAGAGAGAATATTCGGAAGTTAAGTTTGCCCGTGTTGATTCTGAGTTAGACGACACGCTAGTCGAAGACGACAAAGCACAGGAAATTATCGATCCTACCACTAACAAAACTCGCAGTGAACTAATCAAAGAGTTGTTTGAAAAAGCACTCAACAAACCCAGAGTTAATATTAAAACTCAGGCAATCAAATCAGACGATCCTCAAGGTACTCCTCCTGCAATGGTGCTACTACCAGAAGCAATGCGTCGGATGCAGGAAATGGCAGCCTTGATGCAGGAAAAAACGATGGCATTTCCTGAAGATCATGTCTTGATGATTAACACAGCACATCCTTTAATCCAGAATTTATTAGATTTGAACAAAACCACGATTATTCAAAGCGGTGACAATTCTAATTCGATGGTTAACTTAATGTGCAACCACATTTACGATCTGGCATTAATGTCACAAAAAGCCTTTGATGCTGATGGTATGAAAGCTTTTGTCGAACGTTCTAATCAGGTATTGACCAACTTGACTAAGAAGTAA
- a CDS encoding GAF domain-containing protein: MQDLDAKLSGLMAEIVKLLNCDRCFLYVREPDSCMGQAAFCYCRDRSFPNVAGNKWEQESIKLKQQDPMFAAALNCQPSIFIEDVETASPQVVNRKFERKHFGHRALIHAHLCHGDRLWGVLQPSVFGAPRIWTKSDRELITALTDKTTPLVIEYVQQNFS, translated from the coding sequence ATGCAAGACCTCGATGCCAAACTCTCAGGCTTAATGGCAGAAATAGTTAAGTTGCTCAATTGCGATCGCTGTTTTCTTTACGTGCGTGAGCCTGATAGTTGTATGGGTCAAGCTGCTTTTTGTTACTGTCGCGATCGCAGTTTTCCCAATGTTGCTGGGAATAAATGGGAGCAAGAGTCGATTAAACTTAAGCAGCAAGATCCAATGTTCGCCGCAGCCTTAAACTGTCAGCCCAGTATTTTTATCGAGGATGTGGAGACTGCCAGTCCGCAAGTAGTTAATCGTAAATTTGAACGGAAGCATTTTGGGCATCGTGCCTTAATTCATGCTCATCTTTGTCATGGCGATCGCCTTTGGGGTGTTTTGCAGCCATCTGTTTTTGGCGCACCCCGAATCTGGACAAAATCCGATCGCGAGTTAATAACTGCCTTAACCGATAAAACTACGCCTTTAGTTATTGAGTATGTCCAACAAAATTTTAGTTAA
- a CDS encoding class I fructose-bisphosphate aldolase, with product MTTTFSPSSTIESTLGSEAESLLTYKAKVSKDMLHLPGKDFIERIFSQSDRNPQVLRSLQQLYSTGRLANTGYVSILPVDQGVEHSGAASFAPNPIYFDPENIIKLALEGGCNAVATTLGVLGMMSRKYAYRIPFIVKLNHNELLTYPNPSDEIMFGNVEQAWNLGAVAVGATIYFGSEQSSRQIQEVSEAFAQAHELGMATILWCYLRNDVFKQDKDYHVAADLTGQANHLGVTIEADIIKQKLPECNGGYGAVAKATGEKYGRTHDLVYSELTSDHPIDLARYQVLNCYAGRSGLINSGGSSADNDFVDVVRTAVINKRAGGCGLISGRKAFQRPMSEGVKLFHAIQDVYLSDQVTIA from the coding sequence ATGACTACTACTTTTTCACCCTCTAGCACTATTGAATCTACATTAGGCAGCGAAGCTGAAAGTCTTTTGACCTACAAAGCTAAAGTATCGAAAGATATGCTGCATCTACCTGGAAAAGATTTTATCGAGCGTATTTTTAGTCAAAGCGATCGCAATCCTCAAGTCTTGCGTAGTTTACAACAGCTTTATTCCACAGGAAGACTAGCTAATACTGGTTATGTTTCTATTTTGCCTGTAGATCAGGGCGTAGAGCATTCTGGGGCAGCTTCTTTTGCGCCTAACCCAATTTATTTCGACCCCGAAAACATTATTAAATTGGCTCTCGAAGGTGGTTGTAATGCCGTAGCGACTACTTTAGGGGTATTGGGAATGATGTCTCGTAAGTATGCTTATCGCATCCCCTTTATTGTCAAGCTAAATCACAATGAATTACTAACTTATCCTAATCCTTCCGATGAGATTATGTTTGGTAATGTCGAACAAGCCTGGAATTTGGGTGCAGTAGCCGTAGGTGCAACTATTTATTTTGGTTCAGAACAGTCATCGCGTCAGATCCAAGAAGTAAGTGAAGCTTTTGCTCAAGCTCATGAGTTAGGCATGGCGACTATTCTCTGGTGCTATTTACGCAATGACGTTTTTAAACAAGATAAAGACTACCATGTGGCAGCGGATCTTACAGGACAGGCTAATCACCTTGGTGTAACTATTGAAGCCGATATCATTAAACAAAAGCTACCTGAATGCAATGGCGGATATGGAGCGGTTGCTAAGGCCACAGGTGAAAAATATGGTCGTACACACGATTTAGTCTACAGTGAACTAACTAGCGATCATCCTATCGATCTAGCCCGTTATCAGGTGCTTAACTGTTATGCAGGACGTAGTGGTTTGATTAATTCGGGTGGTTCTTCTGCAGATAATGATTTTGTCGATGTAGTACGTACCGCGGTAATTAATAAGCGGGCTGGAGGTTGCGGTTTAATCTCTGGCAGAAAGGCTTTTCAACGTCCGATGTCAGAGGGAGTCAAGTTATTTCATGCTATTCAAGATGTTTATTTATCTGATCAAGTGACAATTGCCTAA
- a CDS encoding DUF3891 family protein yields MIVNLQSDGWEIIYHRAHALLAGQIANARKQDDSVRIFDTIAAISHHDDLEREWSEDMLTPAGAPMDFTLEKQTPVKKLRQHIEDSLYRGRWVALLTSMHLCFLNQSDKQSKEIKDFVSEQQNLQQKWCKELEIERKQAESAYQFMKWCDRLSLILCQRQIPENQRTLEINQDADGKTYYVAQSQAGWLTVIPWCFAQDKFTVEVEASYLSQIEFTDNKSLIEALKVAPRKYLKWTFVKAELNELQ; encoded by the coding sequence ATGATTGTCAACTTACAGTCCGATGGTTGGGAAATTATTTATCATCGCGCTCATGCTTTATTAGCTGGGCAGATTGCCAATGCCAGAAAGCAGGATGATTCTGTACGAATCTTTGATACGATCGCGGCTATTTCTCACCATGACGATCTCGAACGCGAATGGTCAGAGGATATGCTTACACCCGCGGGTGCGCCGATGGATTTTACCCTAGAGAAACAAACCCCCGTCAAAAAACTACGTCAACATATTGAAGATTCTCTCTATAGAGGACGTTGGGTGGCACTATTAACCTCAATGCACCTATGTTTTTTAAATCAAAGCGATAAGCAATCTAAGGAAATTAAAGATTTTGTTAGCGAACAACAAAATTTGCAGCAAAAATGGTGTAAAGAGCTGGAAATCGAGCGAAAGCAAGCGGAATCTGCTTATCAGTTTATGAAGTGGTGCGATCGCCTCTCCTTAATTCTCTGTCAGCGTCAAATACCCGAAAACCAAAGAACATTAGAAATTAATCAAGACGCAGACGGCAAGACTTACTATGTAGCTCAGTCGCAAGCGGGATGGTTAACTGTTATTCCTTGGTGCTTTGCTCAGGATAAATTTACGGTCGAAGTTGAAGCTTCTTATTTGAGCCAGATTGAATTTACTGATAATAAAAGTTTGATCGAAGCTTTAAAAGTAGCACCCCGCAAGTACCTTAAATGGACTTTTGTTAAGGCAGAATTGAACGAATTACAGTAG
- a CDS encoding ATP-binding cassette domain-containing protein, giving the protein MAENIAFGMSVKQSASAIQQEAIGQLHQVDLTSLKNRFPHQLSGGEQQRIALARALASNPQMTLLDEPFSALDANLTTELLKLLQKRLTFYPGLTLYVTHNLTQAYSVCPQLLVIDRGKAIAFGTKQEVFNQPPNWQTAQLMGCNNFSQAKLIAPKTIEATEWQCNIEIEPPISQNLTQIAIHSHHIGFSLSSKGINVFPTWLAAHSEFPNQITLYLKLNSTPSSLEDYHLEAEVSLGKWQELQQIACPWYIQLPPAKIIMFD; this is encoded by the coding sequence GTGGCTGAAAATATTGCTTTCGGTATGTCGGTTAAACAATCCGCTTCAGCTATCCAACAAGAGGCGATCGGACAATTACACCAGGTAGATCTAACCTCTTTAAAAAACCGTTTTCCTCATCAACTATCAGGAGGTGAGCAACAAAGAATTGCCTTAGCTAGAGCCTTAGCTAGTAATCCTCAGATGACTTTATTAGACGAGCCATTTTCTGCCTTAGATGCCAATTTGACCACAGAATTACTTAAATTGCTCCAAAAACGTTTAACTTTCTATCCTGGTTTAACGTTATATGTTACTCACAATTTGACACAAGCCTATAGTGTTTGCCCCCAACTATTGGTCATCGATCGCGGTAAAGCGATCGCTTTTGGGACAAAACAAGAAGTTTTTAATCAGCCACCAAATTGGCAAACGGCTCAATTAATGGGATGTAACAATTTTTCTCAAGCAAAGCTAATTGCACCTAAAACGATTGAGGCTACAGAATGGCAATGTAATATAGAGATTGAGCCACCAATATCCCAAAATCTGACTCAGATTGCAATTCATTCTCATCATATTGGGTTTTCCCTAAGCAGCAAAGGGATAAATGTTTTCCCTACTTGGCTTGCAGCTCATAGTGAATTTCCCAACCAAATCACTTTGTATTTGAAATTAAACTCAACTCCTAGCAGCCTTGAAGACTATCATTTAGAAGCGGAGGTTTCCCTCGGCAAATGGCAGGAATTACAGCAGATAGCTTGCCCTTGGTATATTCAACTGCCTCCTGCTAAGATAATCATGTTTGATTAG